Proteins encoded within one genomic window of Bradyrhizobium sp. CB1717:
- a CDS encoding TonB-dependent siderophore receptor yields the protein MRGFVATRSSTATKTDTPLIETPQSISVVTTDQIRNQGAVSIGEALRYTAGVSGDVNGGSDTRFGGLQIRGFDMTMPGLYIDGLRIPSSNYVHFNGLDPYGAERLEILKGPSSAMYGGSGTGGLLNYVTKLPTAQQLGEVSISGGSFNRYQGQFDMGGPANKEGTVLWRLTGVVRDGETQVDFSKDNRVFIAPAVTFKPNEDTTLTVLANYQRDRAGWGLQFLPASGTVWPNNGRTIPVSFFAGVPSFDAFNTEIATAGYQLSHDFTDNITFRQNLRYAYQHNEEKVFYGGGYTDEAAGQLARYGSYSNSYINSFAVDNQLQGKFTTGILSHTTLVGVDYRNTTFRDTAFGVTTSAPTVNVFNPVYSYDYAVDAVASDKTGVKQSQVGLYAQDQIKLGRLSFQLGGRQDFVTTQVDNGIANTSVSKDASAFTGRAAVMYNFDNGIAPYFSYSESFLPVLATGFGGQMLNPETGVQYEVGVKYQPLGWNALFTFAAFDLTRDNVVTYVPAATYAEQTGQVKSRGIELEGTMSLADGWNLRAAYAYVDAMVTQDPVNVGKAPVTVPLNRASLWSDYTLQNGVLAGLQFGGGIRYVGATWGDDANTFKVGASTVLDALLAYTRDNWRLSLNVTNLADTRYVAACYNLSGCFYAEGRKAIGKLTYRW from the coding sequence GTGCGCGGCTTCGTCGCCACGCGCAGCAGCACCGCCACCAAGACCGACACGCCGCTGATCGAGACCCCCCAATCGATCTCCGTCGTCACCACCGACCAGATCAGGAATCAGGGCGCGGTCTCGATCGGCGAGGCGCTGCGCTACACGGCCGGCGTCAGCGGCGACGTCAATGGCGGCTCGGACACCCGCTTCGGCGGTCTCCAGATCCGCGGCTTCGACATGACCATGCCGGGCCTCTACATCGACGGCCTGCGAATCCCCTCCAGCAACTACGTGCATTTCAACGGGCTCGATCCCTACGGTGCCGAACGCCTCGAGATTCTCAAAGGACCGTCTTCCGCGATGTATGGCGGCAGCGGCACCGGCGGCCTGCTCAACTACGTGACAAAACTGCCGACGGCGCAGCAGCTCGGCGAGGTCTCGATCTCCGGCGGCAGCTTCAACCGATATCAAGGCCAGTTCGACATGGGCGGCCCGGCCAACAAGGAAGGCACCGTGCTGTGGCGCCTGACCGGCGTCGTGCGCGACGGCGAGACCCAGGTCGACTTCAGCAAGGACAACCGCGTCTTCATCGCGCCCGCCGTCACCTTCAAGCCGAACGAGGACACGACCCTCACCGTGCTCGCCAACTATCAGAGGGATCGGGCAGGGTGGGGACTCCAGTTCCTGCCGGCCTCCGGCACGGTCTGGCCGAACAACGGCCGCACCATTCCGGTCTCGTTCTTCGCGGGCGTGCCGAGCTTCGACGCCTTCAACACCGAGATCGCGACCGCCGGCTACCAGCTCTCGCACGATTTCACCGACAACATCACGTTCCGCCAGAATCTGCGCTACGCCTACCAGCACAATGAGGAGAAGGTGTTTTACGGCGGCGGCTATACCGACGAGGCGGCGGGGCAGCTCGCGCGCTATGGCAGCTACAGCAACTCCTACATCAACTCCTTTGCGGTGGATAACCAGCTCCAGGGCAAGTTCACGACCGGAATCCTGAGCCACACCACGCTGGTCGGGGTCGACTATCGCAACACCACGTTCCGCGACACCGCCTTTGGCGTCACGACGTCGGCGCCCACGGTCAACGTCTTCAACCCGGTGTACAGCTACGACTACGCTGTGGACGCCGTGGCCAGCGACAAGACCGGCGTCAAGCAGTCGCAGGTCGGCCTCTATGCGCAGGACCAGATCAAGCTCGGCCGGCTGTCGTTCCAACTTGGTGGCCGCCAGGATTTCGTGACGACGCAGGTCGACAACGGAATCGCCAACACGTCGGTCTCAAAGGATGCCTCGGCCTTCACCGGCCGCGCCGCGGTGATGTACAATTTCGACAACGGCATCGCGCCTTACTTCAGCTATTCGGAATCGTTCCTGCCGGTGCTGGCGACAGGTTTTGGCGGACAGATGCTCAATCCCGAGACGGGCGTCCAATACGAAGTGGGCGTCAAGTACCAGCCACTCGGCTGGAACGCGCTGTTCACCTTCGCTGCCTTCGACCTGACGCGCGACAACGTCGTCACCTACGTGCCTGCAGCGACCTATGCCGAACAAACCGGGCAGGTGAAATCGCGCGGCATCGAGCTCGAAGGCACGATGTCGCTCGCCGACGGCTGGAACCTGCGTGCGGCCTATGCCTATGTCGATGCCATGGTGACGCAGGATCCGGTCAATGTCGGCAAGGCGCCGGTCACCGTGCCGCTCAATCGCGCCTCGCTGTGGAGCGATTATACGCTCCAGAACGGGGTGCTGGCGGGCCTGCAGTTCGGCGGCGGCATTCGTTATGTCGGCGCGACCTGGGGCGATGACGCCAACACGTTCAAGGTGGGAGCCTCGACCGTGCTGGATGCGCTGCTTGCCTACACCAGGGACAATTGGCGCCTGTCGCTGAATGTCACCAACCTCGCCGACACCCGCTACGTCGCCGCCTGCTACAACCTGTCGGGCTGTTTCTACGCGGAGGGACGTAAGGCGATCGGCAAGCTGACGTACCG